A genomic stretch from Pagrus major chromosome 3, Pma_NU_1.0 includes:
- the LOC140993999 gene encoding uncharacterized protein encodes MRRVCVPELDQRFCDMAETFNEQQHRYEAMVRHIRNLRQIYGCNHNNSLALAECLGRIREEHEAKYRISLKIKGYDFSLNVVPVGFEGESEEEPLPPHLRLAQDDLKGTSESAKATISKGTTLQEMIGWLLRSKDPMAEQVNGAAATYQEQGRLNENLEENIKEVRRAKELSLGYRQQAGEVLTEAAQIAGASL; translated from the exons ATGAGGCGAGTGTGTGTGCCCGAGCTGGACCAGAGGTTTTGTGACATGGCTGAGACCTTCAACGAACAGCAGCATCGCTATGAGGCCATGGTCCGACACATCAGAAACCTGCGACAGATCTACGGCTGTAACCACAATAATAGCTTGGCTTTGGCTGAATGTCTGGGGAGGATCAGAGAGGAGCATG aggcCAAGTACAGAATTTCCCTCAAGATTAAGGGCTACGACTTCTCCCTCAACGTGGTTCCTGTGGGGTTTGAGGGAGAAAGTGAAGAGGAACCGCTGCCTCCACATCTGCGACTGGCTCAGGATGATCTGAAGGGCACATCCGAGAGCGCCAAGGCCACCATCTCAAAGGGCACCACGCTTCAGGAGATGATTGGCTGGCTGCTCCGGAGCAAGGATCCAATGGCTGAGCAAGTGAATGGGGCTGCGGCAACTTACCAGGAGCAAGGAAGACTTAATGAGAACCTGGAGGAGAACATAAAGGAAGTGAGGAGGGCGAAGGAGCTGTCGCTGGGATACCGACAACAGGCCGGGGAGGTCCTCACTGAGGCTGCACAGATAGCAGGGGCTTCTCTGTAG